In a genomic window of Streptomyces roseoviridis:
- the cutA gene encoding divalent-cation tolerance protein CutA, translating to MKPISVLTVLTTTDARAKAEALARGAVEARVAACAQVSGPVTSVYHWQGAVETAEEWQVLFKTTEDRYPALETHLLAAHDYDTPEIVATPATRVSADYAAWVRRETTPAP from the coding sequence GTGAAGCCCATCTCCGTCCTCACCGTCCTCACCACCACCGACGCCCGCGCCAAGGCCGAAGCCCTCGCGCGCGGGGCCGTCGAGGCCCGGGTCGCCGCGTGTGCGCAGGTCTCGGGGCCGGTCACCTCCGTCTACCACTGGCAGGGGGCGGTCGAGACCGCCGAGGAGTGGCAGGTGCTGTTCAAGACCACCGAGGACCGCTACCCCGCCCTGGAGACCCATCTCCTCGCCGCGCACGACTACGACACCCCCGAGATCGTCGCCACCCCGGCGACCCGGGTGAGCGCCGACTACGCGGCCTGGGTCCGGCGGGAGACCACGCCCGCCCCATGA
- a CDS encoding aquaporin — MRMSPASLPRRALAEFTGTAALVAVIVGSGIRADALSQDIGVRLLANALASAIGLGLLIALIGPLSGAHFNPVVTLSEWWSGRPRRGGRDALAYLAAQLAGAVAGALLAEAMFGRAPGAALATEQRAEPHLLLGEAVATAGLVLVVQGLRRVGRPSLAPVAVAGYIGAAIWFTSSGSFANPAATVGRAFSDSFTGIAPGSVPAFAAAQLTGMLLGMGLAGVLYGTERAAAEPNAADSRRTV; from the coding sequence ATGAGAATGTCCCCCGCGTCGCTCCCCCGGCGCGCCCTCGCCGAGTTCACCGGCACCGCCGCCCTCGTCGCCGTCATCGTCGGATCCGGCATCCGCGCCGACGCCCTCAGCCAGGACATCGGTGTCCGGCTGCTCGCCAACGCCCTCGCCTCCGCGATCGGCCTCGGCCTGCTCATCGCCCTGATCGGCCCGCTCTCCGGGGCCCACTTCAACCCCGTCGTCACCCTCTCCGAGTGGTGGTCCGGGCGCCCCCGGCGCGGCGGCCGCGACGCCCTCGCCTATCTCGCGGCCCAGCTCGCCGGCGCCGTCGCGGGCGCCCTGCTCGCCGAGGCGATGTTCGGACGGGCGCCCGGCGCCGCGCTCGCCACCGAGCAGCGCGCCGAGCCGCACCTGCTGCTCGGCGAGGCCGTCGCCACGGCGGGACTGGTCCTGGTCGTCCAGGGCCTGCGCCGGGTCGGCCGCCCCTCCCTCGCCCCGGTCGCCGTCGCCGGCTACATCGGCGCCGCGATCTGGTTCACCTCCTCCGGCTCCTTCGCCAACCCGGCCGCCACCGTCGGCCGCGCCTTCTCCGACTCCTTCACCGGCATCGCGCCCGGCTCCGTGCCCGCGTTCGCCGCCGCGCAGCTGACCGGCATGCTGCTCGGCATGGGACTGGCCGGTGTGCTGTACGGAACAGAGCGGGCCGCCGCCGAACCGAACGCGGCCGATTCGCGTCGGACGGTGTGA
- a CDS encoding molybdopterin oxidoreductase family protein gives MSEVTTVATHCPYCALQCGMNLRPAAGPAPELPVEVVDRPDFPVNRGALCGKGRTAPAVLSSRVRLTEPLVRCPDTGALKPATWEEALAAVADGLRRTRADHGADAVGVFGGGGLTNEKAYTLGKFARLVLGTSQIDYNGRFCMSSAAAAHQRAFGLDRGLPFPLEDIPRTGCVILVGSNLAETMPPALRYLTELKENGGKLIVVDPRRTRTAEQADLHLAPRPGTDLALALGMLHLVVAEGLVDEEFVAERTDGWAAARAGAMAHWPEHVERITGVAVPQVRAAVRMFCEADGGMVLTARGPEQQSKGTDTVGAWINLCLATGRAGRLHSGYGCLTGQGNGQGGREHGQKADQLPGYRKLDDPAARAHVAGVWGVDPESLPGPGRSAYELLDALGGDVKALLLMGSNPVVSAPRAAHVEERIRSLDFLAVADVVLSETAELADVVLPVTQWAEETGTTTNLEGRVLLRRRALTPPPGVRSDLEVLHGLAALLGWEKGFPTDPEEVFDELRRASAGGPADYAGISYRRIEREQGVFWPCPGAGPGEPEHTGTPRLFLDRFATADGRARFVPVVHRAAAEETDDAYPVVLTTGRVVAQYQSGAQTRRVDELNTAAPGAFVELHPRLAERVGVEDGQPVAVVSRRGRAVAPARITTSIRPDTVFMPFHWPGEGRANTLTNPALDPVSRMPEFKVCAVRLERG, from the coding sequence ATGTCAGAGGTCACCACCGTCGCCACGCACTGCCCCTACTGCGCCCTCCAGTGCGGGATGAACCTTCGTCCCGCCGCCGGTCCGGCGCCGGAGCTGCCCGTCGAGGTGGTCGACCGTCCCGATTTCCCCGTCAACCGGGGCGCGCTGTGCGGCAAGGGCCGCACCGCCCCCGCCGTACTCTCCTCCCGGGTCAGGCTCACCGAGCCCCTGGTCCGCTGCCCTGACACGGGGGCGCTGAAGCCCGCCACCTGGGAGGAGGCACTCGCCGCCGTCGCCGACGGGCTGCGCCGGACCCGCGCCGACCACGGTGCCGACGCCGTGGGGGTCTTCGGCGGCGGCGGCCTGACCAACGAGAAGGCGTACACGCTGGGCAAGTTCGCCCGGCTGGTGCTCGGCACCTCGCAGATCGACTACAACGGACGCTTCTGCATGTCGTCCGCCGCGGCCGCCCACCAGCGGGCCTTCGGCCTCGACCGCGGGCTGCCGTTCCCGCTGGAGGACATCCCGAGGACCGGCTGCGTCATCCTGGTCGGCTCCAACCTCGCCGAGACCATGCCGCCCGCGCTGCGCTACCTCACCGAGCTGAAGGAGAACGGCGGCAAGCTGATCGTCGTCGACCCGCGCCGCACCCGCACCGCCGAACAGGCCGACCTCCACCTCGCCCCCCGCCCCGGCACCGACCTGGCGCTCGCCCTCGGCATGCTGCACCTGGTCGTCGCCGAGGGCCTGGTCGACGAGGAGTTCGTCGCCGAGCGCACCGACGGCTGGGCGGCCGCCCGGGCCGGGGCGATGGCCCACTGGCCCGAGCACGTGGAGCGGATCACCGGCGTGGCCGTGCCGCAGGTGCGCGCGGCGGTACGGATGTTCTGCGAGGCCGACGGCGGCATGGTCCTCACCGCGCGCGGCCCCGAGCAGCAGTCCAAGGGCACCGACACCGTCGGCGCCTGGATCAACCTGTGCCTGGCCACCGGCCGCGCCGGCCGCCTCCACAGCGGTTACGGCTGCCTCACCGGCCAGGGCAACGGGCAGGGCGGCCGCGAGCACGGCCAGAAGGCCGACCAGCTGCCCGGCTACCGCAAGCTCGACGACCCGGCGGCCCGTGCGCACGTCGCCGGGGTGTGGGGCGTCGACCCCGAGTCGCTGCCGGGGCCGGGGCGCAGCGCGTACGAGCTCCTCGACGCCCTCGGCGGCGATGTGAAGGCCCTCCTCCTGATGGGGTCCAACCCGGTGGTGTCCGCACCGCGCGCCGCCCACGTCGAGGAGCGGATCCGCTCCCTGGACTTCCTCGCCGTCGCCGACGTGGTGCTCTCCGAGACCGCCGAACTCGCCGACGTGGTGCTGCCGGTGACCCAGTGGGCCGAGGAGACCGGCACCACCACCAACCTGGAGGGCAGGGTGCTGCTGCGCCGCCGGGCGCTGACCCCGCCGCCGGGGGTCCGCAGCGACCTGGAGGTGCTGCACGGGCTCGCGGCCCTGCTCGGCTGGGAGAAGGGCTTCCCGACCGACCCGGAGGAGGTCTTCGACGAGCTGCGGCGGGCCTCGGCGGGCGGCCCGGCGGACTACGCGGGGATCAGCTACCGCCGGATCGAGCGGGAGCAGGGCGTGTTCTGGCCCTGCCCCGGGGCCGGGCCGGGCGAGCCGGAGCACACGGGCACCCCGCGCCTGTTCCTCGACCGCTTCGCCACCGCCGACGGGCGGGCCCGGTTCGTGCCGGTCGTGCACCGGGCGGCGGCCGAGGAGACCGACGACGCCTACCCGGTGGTCCTGACGACGGGCCGCGTGGTGGCGCAGTACCAGTCGGGTGCCCAGACCCGGCGGGTCGACGAGCTGAACACGGCCGCGCCCGGCGCCTTCGTCGAGCTGCACCCCCGGCTCGCCGAACGGGTCGGGGTCGAGGACGGCCAGCCGGTGGCGGTGGTCTCGCGCCGCGGCCGGGCGGTGGCGCCCGCCCGGATCACGACCTCGATCCGCCCGGACACGGTCTTCATGCCCTTCCACTGGCCCGGCGAGGGCCGGGCCAACACCCTGACCAACCCGGCGCTCGACCCGGTCTCGCGGATGCCGGAGTTCAAGGTGTGCGCGGTGCGCCTGGAACGCGGTTGA
- a CDS encoding sirohydrochlorin chelatase, which yields MNHLTPCAAPAPASSGDRAPTLIACGHGSRDPRAAATLRGLLARVRELRPGLDVRLAHIELNAPLLTDTLADLAGRDAVLVPLLFARGHHVKHDLPAATAAAPAVRARIAEPLGPHPLLVEALADRLAEAGWAPQDGTSRSTGVVLASAGSRDPESAADIRRIAAGLRERLGGVPVVPAYASAAAPTVPEAVRALAARGRHRVAVASCFTAPGLFAGRAAAHAPWLASDPLGAHPALARLILHRYDQALTGTAAPARELAASR from the coding sequence ATGAACCACCTCACCCCCTGCGCAGCCCCCGCCCCGGCCTCCTCCGGCGACCGCGCCCCCACCCTCATCGCCTGCGGCCACGGCAGCCGTGACCCCCGGGCCGCCGCCACCCTGCGCGGCCTCCTCGCGCGGGTGCGGGAGCTGCGGCCCGGACTCGACGTGCGGCTCGCCCACATCGAGCTGAACGCGCCGCTGCTCACCGACACCCTCGCGGACCTCGCGGGCCGGGACGCCGTGCTCGTCCCGCTGCTCTTCGCCCGAGGGCACCACGTCAAGCACGACCTGCCCGCCGCGACCGCCGCCGCCCCCGCCGTACGGGCCCGGATCGCCGAACCCCTCGGCCCGCACCCCCTCCTCGTCGAGGCCCTCGCCGACCGGCTCGCCGAAGCCGGCTGGGCACCCCAGGACGGCACCTCCCGCTCCACCGGCGTGGTCCTCGCCTCGGCCGGCTCCCGCGACCCCGAGTCCGCCGCCGACATCCGGCGGATCGCGGCCGGGCTCCGCGAACGCCTCGGCGGCGTGCCCGTCGTCCCCGCCTACGCCTCCGCCGCCGCACCCACCGTCCCGGAGGCCGTGCGCGCCCTCGCCGCCCGCGGCCGCCACCGCGTGGCCGTGGCCTCCTGCTTCACCGCACCCGGCCTGTTCGCCGGCCGCGCCGCCGCCCACGCCCCCTGGCTCGCCTCCGACCCCCTCGGCGCCCACCCGGCCCTCGCCCGGCTCATCCTCCACCGCTACGACCAGGCCCTGACCGGCACCGCCGCCCCCGCCAGGGAGCTCGCCGCCTCCCGGTGA
- a CDS encoding SanA/YdcF family protein, with protein MRGVRLPRLPRLPRTTRSRRRAVQALMLGAVLALTPATWMHLTAQDRLRTAADVPAQDVAVVFGAGLWRGRPTPYLAHRLDTAAELYRTGKVRVLLVTGDNGRTEYDEPSAMRRYLAERGVPDDRVVSDHAGFDTWDSCVRAKKIFGVDRAVLVTQDFHIKRAVALCGAAGVESYGVGVGEPHDATWYYGTTRELAAAGKAALDAALRPDPRFLGEREHGVAKALAAPGAAR; from the coding sequence ATGCGCGGCGTCCGGCTGCCCCGCCTCCCCCGGCTCCCCCGCACCACCCGGAGCCGCCGCCGCGCCGTCCAGGCCCTGATGCTCGGCGCCGTGCTCGCCCTGACCCCGGCCACCTGGATGCACCTCACCGCCCAGGACCGGCTGCGCACCGCCGCCGACGTGCCCGCCCAGGACGTCGCCGTCGTCTTCGGCGCCGGACTGTGGAGGGGCCGCCCCACCCCGTATCTGGCGCACCGCCTCGACACCGCCGCCGAGCTCTACCGCACCGGCAAGGTCCGGGTCCTCCTCGTCACCGGGGACAACGGCCGCACCGAGTACGACGAGCCGAGCGCCATGCGGCGCTACCTCGCCGAGCGGGGCGTGCCCGACGACCGGGTCGTCAGCGACCACGCGGGCTTCGACACCTGGGACTCCTGCGTGCGCGCCAAGAAGATCTTCGGCGTGGACCGGGCCGTCCTCGTCACCCAGGACTTCCACATCAAGCGGGCCGTCGCGCTGTGCGGGGCGGCGGGCGTGGAGTCGTACGGCGTCGGGGTCGGCGAACCCCACGACGCCACCTGGTACTACGGCACCACCCGCGAGCTCGCCGCCGCCGGCAAGGCCGCCCTGGACGCGGCCCTGCGGCCCGACCCGCGCTTCCTCGGCGAGCGGGAGCACGGCGTGGCGAAGGCCCTGGCAGCGCCCGGTGCCGCCCGCTGA
- a CDS encoding ABC transporter ATP-binding protein — protein sequence MTTAAPVRPPQRDEDRAPARIGPAAPQRGPGLATPALERSLHFRASGLRLLRTLAPDRPLVLAVLAAAALAVALSVLSPKILGHATDLVVSGAGTPAGVDFTAVGRALAASAAVVAAAAVLTWVQQRLATTVVQRAGHRLRARAQAKLSRLPLRHVDRQSRGELLSRTTNDIDNVVQTLQQAFSQMIRALLTLVGVLVMMFWISPTLALIVLGTVPVSIGVAAYVGRRSQPQFVTQWAVTGRLNGHVEEMITGHAEVVAFGRRAEAVRRFDELGEELYRASFRAQFISGFIQPALTLVGNLTYVVVAVAGGLRVASGTLTVGDVQAFIQYSYEFNGPVTQVAAMANLLQSGVASAERVFALLDAEEETPDPAAPERPARREGRVALEGVSFRYEADKPLIEGLSLAVEPGQTVAIVGPTGAGKTTLVNLLMRFYEVTGGRITLDGVDIARMSREELRSGIGMVLQDTWLFGGTIADNIAYGATREVTRAEIEQAAKAAHADRFVRTLPDGYDTVLDEDGGGLSAGERQLLTLARAFLAEPAVLVLDEATSSVDTRTEVLIQKAMARLAHGRTSFVIAHRLSTIRDADVILVMENGSIVEQGTHGELLATGGAYARLHAAQFARGAA from the coding sequence ATGACCACCGCCGCACCCGTCCGGCCGCCGCAGCGGGACGAGGACCGCGCCCCCGCCCGCATCGGCCCCGCCGCCCCCCAGCGCGGCCCCGGCCTCGCCACCCCTGCCCTCGAACGCTCCCTCCACTTCCGCGCCTCCGGCCTGCGCCTGCTGCGCACCCTCGCCCCCGACCGCCCGCTGGTCCTCGCCGTCCTCGCCGCCGCGGCCCTCGCCGTCGCCCTCAGCGTCCTCTCCCCGAAGATCCTCGGGCACGCCACCGACCTCGTCGTCTCCGGCGCCGGGACCCCCGCCGGCGTCGACTTCACCGCCGTCGGCCGGGCCCTCGCCGCCTCCGCCGCCGTGGTCGCCGCGGCCGCCGTCCTCACCTGGGTCCAGCAGCGGCTCGCCACCACCGTCGTCCAGCGGGCCGGCCACCGGCTGCGGGCCCGCGCCCAGGCCAAGCTGTCCCGGCTGCCACTGCGCCACGTCGACCGCCAGTCCCGCGGCGAACTCCTCTCGCGCACCACCAACGACATCGACAACGTCGTCCAGACCCTCCAGCAGGCGTTCAGCCAGATGATCCGCGCCCTGCTCACCCTGGTCGGCGTGCTCGTGATGATGTTCTGGATCTCGCCGACGCTGGCCCTGATCGTGCTCGGCACCGTGCCCGTCTCCATCGGCGTCGCCGCGTACGTCGGCCGCCGCTCCCAGCCGCAGTTCGTCACCCAGTGGGCCGTCACCGGCCGCCTCAACGGCCACGTGGAGGAGATGATCACCGGCCATGCCGAGGTCGTCGCCTTCGGCCGCCGCGCCGAGGCCGTCCGCCGCTTCGACGAGCTCGGCGAGGAGCTCTACCGGGCGAGCTTCCGCGCCCAGTTCATCTCCGGCTTCATCCAGCCCGCCCTCACCCTCGTCGGCAACCTCACCTACGTGGTCGTCGCCGTCGCCGGCGGACTGCGGGTGGCGAGCGGCACCCTGACCGTCGGCGACGTACAGGCCTTCATCCAGTACTCGTACGAGTTCAACGGCCCCGTCACCCAGGTCGCCGCCATGGCCAACCTGCTCCAGTCCGGAGTCGCCTCCGCCGAACGGGTCTTCGCCCTCCTCGACGCCGAGGAGGAGACCCCCGACCCGGCCGCCCCCGAGCGCCCCGCACGACGCGAGGGCCGGGTGGCGCTGGAGGGGGTGTCGTTCCGTTACGAGGCGGACAAGCCGTTGATCGAGGGCCTGTCGCTGGCGGTGGAGCCGGGGCAGACGGTGGCGATCGTCGGTCCGACCGGTGCGGGCAAGACGACGCTGGTGAACCTGCTGATGCGGTTCTACGAGGTGACCGGGGGGCGGATCACCCTGGACGGGGTGGACATCGCGAGGATGTCGCGCGAGGAGCTGCGTTCCGGCATCGGCATGGTCCTTCAGGACACGTGGCTGTTCGGCGGCACGATCGCCGACAACATCGCCTACGGCGCCACGCGCGAGGTGACCCGCGCCGAGATCGAACAGGCGGCGAAGGCGGCCCACGCCGACCGGTTCGTCCGCACCCTCCCCGACGGCTACGACACCGTCCTCGACGAGGACGGCGGCGGCCTCAGCGCCGGGGAACGCCAACTCCTCACCCTGGCCCGCGCCTTCCTCGCCGAACCCGCCGTGCTCGTCCTCGACGAGGCCACCAGCTCCGTCGACACCCGCACCGAGGTCCTCATCCAGAAGGCGATGGCCCGCCTCGCCCACGGACGTACGTCGTTCGTCATCGCCCACCGGCTCTCCACCATCCGGGACGCCGACGTCATCCTGGTGATGGAGAACGGCTCGATCGTCGAACAGGGCACCCACGGGGAACTGCTCGCGACCGGCGGCGCCTACGCCCGGCTCCACGCGGCCCAGTTCGCCCGGGGAGCGGCGTAG
- a CDS encoding gamma-glutamylcyclotransferase family protein, with protein sequence MRTPELPFFVYGTLRPGAYNHDRFLLGRTAAEEEAELPGAVLHDGPGYPYVVPGAGRVLGALMTAAPGAYGELLTVLDRVELPAGYRRTARDVLRTRDGALVRAWVYEAAPGAALGARIGSGDWFNRVPGAPRTP encoded by the coding sequence ATGAGGACCCCGGAGCTGCCGTTCTTCGTGTACGGGACCCTGCGCCCCGGCGCGTACAACCACGACCGCTTCCTCCTCGGCCGCACCGCCGCCGAGGAGGAGGCCGAACTGCCCGGGGCGGTCCTCCACGACGGCCCCGGCTACCCGTACGTCGTCCCCGGCGCGGGACGGGTGCTCGGTGCCCTGATGACGGCCGCGCCCGGCGCGTACGGCGAACTGCTCACCGTGCTCGACCGGGTGGAGCTGCCCGCCGGCTACCGGCGGACCGCCAGGGACGTGCTGCGGACCCGGGACGGGGCGCTCGTGCGCGCCTGGGTGTACGAGGCGGCGCCCGGCGCGGCCCTCGGGGCCCGCATCGGCAGCGGCGACTGGTTCAACCGCGTTCCAGGCGCACCGCGCACACCTTGA